The following proteins are co-located in the Manihot esculenta cultivar AM560-2 chromosome 9, M.esculenta_v8, whole genome shotgun sequence genome:
- the LOC110623715 gene encoding receptor-like protein kinase ANXUR1 isoform X1, translating into MNINTQIFLFLSCFYILCNALHVFSANTTTSFLLNCGSEEGGTDADGRKWEPDTKYLVGNHPHARAELQDSSILSDVPFMDARIFRSEAIYNIPIKPKTRHFLRLYFYPSEYAGLNISNSYFSVVAAGVTLLNNFSASITAQSLTYAYLIKEYSLPANDSDTLSISFKPSDKAVDAFAFVNGIEVTQIPDDLFGSGVMTGFADASIDAKDANLETMYRLNVAGQYIAPNKDSGGLARTWYNDAPYIFSAAMGIDMAANKSLAITYGDLPEYVAPVEVYQTARDMGPDSSMNLKFNLTWLFLVDANFTYIVRLHFCEFNLRRSNQKTFDININNQTAQGGETAADIIGWTGQIGKPTYKDYMIAVIDKPGDDHIQVDLHPSTLSKPQYYDASLNGLEIFKMSDANNNLAGPNPEISPMLAKDLAKGKQKEFQTSGNAVAGGAAGVCLVAAICIIAYQKKRRAPNVESHTSSWLPLTNSHSSTSKSSISGRSTTSSHLSTLAQGLCRHFSLPEIKKATKNFNESNVIGVGGFGKVYKGIIDQNVKVAIKRSNPQSEQGVNEFETEIEMLSKLRHKHLVSLIGFCEEDEEMCLVYDYMALGTLREHLYNTKRPKLSWRQRLEISIGSARGLHYLHTGAKYTIIHRDVKTTNILLNENWIAKVSDFGLSKTGPNLDKGHVSTVVKGSFGYLDPEYFKRQQLTEKSDVYSFGVVLFEVLCARAALNPNLPKEQVSLADWALHCQRKGILDDIIDPHIKGKIDPECLKKFAETAEKCLDDAGTERPSMGDVLWNLEFALQLQDNSEKIKNKGIITVSFGGTHLRIFDRDVCFIVSLCHWTVLSLSLSLSLSLSLYLLDSFGFFFLVIVFKF; encoded by the exons ATGAATATCAATACCCagatatttctttttctttcttgtttttatATTCTCTGCAATGCCCTTCATGTGTTTAGTGCAAACACAACAACTTCTTTTTTGTTGAACTGTGGCTCGGAAGAAGGAGGCACTGATGCTGACGGGAGAAAATGGGAACCAGATACCAAATACCTTGTTGGGAATCATCCTCACGCCAGAGCTGAACTCCAAGACTCTTCAATCCTTTCTGATGTTCCATTTATGGATGCTAGAATTTTCAGATCTGAAGCAATCTACAACATCCCCATAAAGCCAAAAACTCGCCATTTTCTTAGGCTCTACTTTTATCCTTCTGAATACGCTGGCCTCAATATCTCCAACTCATATTTTTCAGTGGTGGCAGCAGGAGTTACCCTCCTGAATAATTTCAGTGCTTCAATCACAGCTCAATCCCTTACATATGCATACCTGATTAAAGAGTATTCTTTGCCTGCCAATGATTCTGATACTCTCAGCATCAGCTTCAAGCCATCAGATAAAGCTGTAGATGCTTTTGCTTTTGTCAATGGGATAGAGGTGACACAAATTCCTGATGATCTCTTTGGTTCAGGTGTAATGACTGGTTTTGCTGATGCTTCCATTGATGCCAAGGACGCTAATTTAGAGACCATGTATAGATTAAATGTTGCAGGACAGTATATAGCTCCAAATAAAGATTCTGGTGGTCTTGCAAGAACCTGGTATAATGATGCACCTTATATATTCAGTGCTGCAATGGGGATTGATATGGCAGCAAACAAAAGTCTTGCAATCACTTATGGGGATTTGCCCGAGTATGTAGCTCCTGTAGAAGTTTACCAAACTGCAAGAGACATGGGACCTGATTCGTCTATGAACTTGAAGTTTAATTTGACATGGTTGTTTCTAGTTGATGCCAATTTCACATACATTGTTAGGTTGCATTTTTGCGAGTTCAATTTAAGAAGAAGCAATCAGAAGACTTTCGACATTAACATTAACAATCAAACGGCTCAGGGTGGTGAGACAGCAGCTGATATAATTGGGTGGACAGGACAAATTGGAAAGCCAACATATAAAGACTACATGATCGCAGTCATTGACAAGCCAGGCGATGATCATATTCAGGTGGACTTGCACCCGTCAACCCTGTCGAAGCCTCAATATTATGATGCTTCACTCAATGGATTAGAGATATTCAAGATGAGCGATGCGAACAATAACTTGGCAGGCCCCAATCCTGAAATATCTCCAATGCTTGCCAAGGATCTGGCTAAAGGTAAACAAAAAGAATTTCAAACTTCTGGAAACGCTGTGGCAGGAGGAGCAGCAGGCGTTTGTTTGGTGGCAGCAATATGTATCATTGCCTACCAGAAGAAGAGGAGAGCCCCCAACGTAGAATCTCACACATCTAGCTGGCTGCCTCTTACCAACTCCCACAGTAGCACCAGTAAATCATCGATCTCTGGCAGGAGTACTACTAGTAGCCACCTTTCAACATTGGCTCAGGGTCTTTGTCGCCATTTCTCTCTACCTGAGATAAAAAAAGCTACGAAGAATTTCAACGAGTCTAACGTTATTGGTGTCGGAGGTTTTGGAAAGGTGTATAAAGGGATTATTGATCAAAATGTGAAAGTTGCCATTAAAAGATCAAACCCACAATCTGAACAAGGAGTTAATGAATTCGAAACTGAGATTGAGATGCTCTCAAAGTTGAGACACAAGCATCTGGTCTCATTAATTGGTTTCTGCGAGGAAGATGAAGAGATGTGCTTGGTTTACGATTATATGGCACTTGGAACTCTGAGAGAACATCTATACAACACAAAGAGACCAAAGCTCTCATGGAGACAAAGGCTGGAGATAAGCATTGGATCAGCTAGAGGACTCCATTACCTTCACACTGGAGCTAAGTACACAATCATTCATAGAGATGTTAAGACAACAAACATTCTTTTAAACGAAAATTGGATTGCAAAGGTTTCTGATTTCGGGCTCTCGAAAACCGGTCCTAATCTAGACAAAGGCCATGTTAGTACTGTGGTGAAGGGTAGTTTTGGTTACTTGGATCCTGAGTACTTCAAGAGACAACAACTGACTGAAAAATCCGATGTTTACTCATTTGGAGTTGTCCTTTTTGAGGTATTGTGTGCAAGGGCTGCTCTGAACCCAAACCTTCCAAAGGAACAAGTTAGTCTTGCAGATTGGGCCCTTCATTGCCAACGTAAAGGCATTCTTGATGATATTATTGATCCTCACATCAAGGGAAAAATTGATCCTGAATGCCTTAAAAAGTTCGCAGAAACAGCAGAGAAATGCTTGGACGATGCAGGAACAGAACGACCCAGCATGGGTGATGTTCTATGGAATCTGGAATTTGCTCTCCAATTACAAGATAATTCTG aaaaaataaaaaataaaggaattATAACTGTGTCTTTTGGTGGGACCCATCTTAGGATCTTTGACAGAGACGTCTGTTTCATTGTTTCTCTCTGCCACTGGACAGTGCTttcgctctctctctctctctctctctctctctctctctatctgttGGATTCTTTtggctttttttttcttgttattgtttttaaattttga
- the LOC110623715 gene encoding receptor-like protein kinase ANXUR1 isoform X2, whose product MNINTQIFLFLSCFYILCNALHVFSANTTTSFLLNCGSEEGGTDADGRKWEPDTKYLVGNHPHARAELQDSSILSDVPFMDARIFRSEAIYNIPIKPKTRHFLRLYFYPSEYAGLNISNSYFSVVAAGVTLLNNFSASITAQSLTYAYLIKEYSLPANDSDTLSISFKPSDKAVDAFAFVNGIEVTQIPDDLFGSGVMTGFADASIDAKDANLETMYRLNVAGQYIAPNKDSGGLARTWYNDAPYIFSAAMGIDMAANKSLAITYGDLPEYVAPVEVYQTARDMGPDSSMNLKFNLTWLFLVDANFTYIVRLHFCEFNLRRSNQKTFDININNQTAQGGETAADIIGWTGQIGKPTYKDYMIAVIDKPGDDHIQVDLHPSTLSKPQYYDASLNGLEIFKMSDANNNLAGPNPEISPMLAKDLAKGKQKEFQTSGNAVAGGAAGVCLVAAICIIAYQKKRRAPNVESHTSSWLPLTNSHSSTSKSSISGRSTTSSHLSTLAQGLCRHFSLPEIKKATKNFNESNVIGVGGFGKVYKGIIDQNVKVAIKRSNPQSEQGVNEFETEIEMLSKLRHKHLVSLIGFCEEDEEMCLVYDYMALGTLREHLYNTKRPKLSWRQRLEISIGSARGLHYLHTGAKYTIIHRDVKTTNILLNENWIAKVSDFGLSKTGPNLDKGHVSTVVKGSFGYLDPEYFKRQQLTEKSDVYSFGVVLFEVLCARAALNPNLPKEQVSLADWALHCQRKGILDDIIDPHIKGKIDPECLKKFAETAEKCLDDAGTERPSMGDVLWNLEFALQLQDNSGSSKHSTQAEASDTYTSREIHGNGNIGNNYETGRDSDDPSEVFSQIVNPRGR is encoded by the coding sequence ATGAATATCAATACCCagatatttctttttctttcttgtttttatATTCTCTGCAATGCCCTTCATGTGTTTAGTGCAAACACAACAACTTCTTTTTTGTTGAACTGTGGCTCGGAAGAAGGAGGCACTGATGCTGACGGGAGAAAATGGGAACCAGATACCAAATACCTTGTTGGGAATCATCCTCACGCCAGAGCTGAACTCCAAGACTCTTCAATCCTTTCTGATGTTCCATTTATGGATGCTAGAATTTTCAGATCTGAAGCAATCTACAACATCCCCATAAAGCCAAAAACTCGCCATTTTCTTAGGCTCTACTTTTATCCTTCTGAATACGCTGGCCTCAATATCTCCAACTCATATTTTTCAGTGGTGGCAGCAGGAGTTACCCTCCTGAATAATTTCAGTGCTTCAATCACAGCTCAATCCCTTACATATGCATACCTGATTAAAGAGTATTCTTTGCCTGCCAATGATTCTGATACTCTCAGCATCAGCTTCAAGCCATCAGATAAAGCTGTAGATGCTTTTGCTTTTGTCAATGGGATAGAGGTGACACAAATTCCTGATGATCTCTTTGGTTCAGGTGTAATGACTGGTTTTGCTGATGCTTCCATTGATGCCAAGGACGCTAATTTAGAGACCATGTATAGATTAAATGTTGCAGGACAGTATATAGCTCCAAATAAAGATTCTGGTGGTCTTGCAAGAACCTGGTATAATGATGCACCTTATATATTCAGTGCTGCAATGGGGATTGATATGGCAGCAAACAAAAGTCTTGCAATCACTTATGGGGATTTGCCCGAGTATGTAGCTCCTGTAGAAGTTTACCAAACTGCAAGAGACATGGGACCTGATTCGTCTATGAACTTGAAGTTTAATTTGACATGGTTGTTTCTAGTTGATGCCAATTTCACATACATTGTTAGGTTGCATTTTTGCGAGTTCAATTTAAGAAGAAGCAATCAGAAGACTTTCGACATTAACATTAACAATCAAACGGCTCAGGGTGGTGAGACAGCAGCTGATATAATTGGGTGGACAGGACAAATTGGAAAGCCAACATATAAAGACTACATGATCGCAGTCATTGACAAGCCAGGCGATGATCATATTCAGGTGGACTTGCACCCGTCAACCCTGTCGAAGCCTCAATATTATGATGCTTCACTCAATGGATTAGAGATATTCAAGATGAGCGATGCGAACAATAACTTGGCAGGCCCCAATCCTGAAATATCTCCAATGCTTGCCAAGGATCTGGCTAAAGGTAAACAAAAAGAATTTCAAACTTCTGGAAACGCTGTGGCAGGAGGAGCAGCAGGCGTTTGTTTGGTGGCAGCAATATGTATCATTGCCTACCAGAAGAAGAGGAGAGCCCCCAACGTAGAATCTCACACATCTAGCTGGCTGCCTCTTACCAACTCCCACAGTAGCACCAGTAAATCATCGATCTCTGGCAGGAGTACTACTAGTAGCCACCTTTCAACATTGGCTCAGGGTCTTTGTCGCCATTTCTCTCTACCTGAGATAAAAAAAGCTACGAAGAATTTCAACGAGTCTAACGTTATTGGTGTCGGAGGTTTTGGAAAGGTGTATAAAGGGATTATTGATCAAAATGTGAAAGTTGCCATTAAAAGATCAAACCCACAATCTGAACAAGGAGTTAATGAATTCGAAACTGAGATTGAGATGCTCTCAAAGTTGAGACACAAGCATCTGGTCTCATTAATTGGTTTCTGCGAGGAAGATGAAGAGATGTGCTTGGTTTACGATTATATGGCACTTGGAACTCTGAGAGAACATCTATACAACACAAAGAGACCAAAGCTCTCATGGAGACAAAGGCTGGAGATAAGCATTGGATCAGCTAGAGGACTCCATTACCTTCACACTGGAGCTAAGTACACAATCATTCATAGAGATGTTAAGACAACAAACATTCTTTTAAACGAAAATTGGATTGCAAAGGTTTCTGATTTCGGGCTCTCGAAAACCGGTCCTAATCTAGACAAAGGCCATGTTAGTACTGTGGTGAAGGGTAGTTTTGGTTACTTGGATCCTGAGTACTTCAAGAGACAACAACTGACTGAAAAATCCGATGTTTACTCATTTGGAGTTGTCCTTTTTGAGGTATTGTGTGCAAGGGCTGCTCTGAACCCAAACCTTCCAAAGGAACAAGTTAGTCTTGCAGATTGGGCCCTTCATTGCCAACGTAAAGGCATTCTTGATGATATTATTGATCCTCACATCAAGGGAAAAATTGATCCTGAATGCCTTAAAAAGTTCGCAGAAACAGCAGAGAAATGCTTGGACGATGCAGGAACAGAACGACCCAGCATGGGTGATGTTCTATGGAATCTGGAATTTGCTCTCCAATTACAAGATAATTCTGGGAGTTCAAAGCATAGTACACAAGCTGAGGCTAGTGACACTTACACTTCAAGAGAGATTCATGGAAACGGCAACATTGGAAACAATTATGAAACAGGTCGGGACTCTGATGACCCAAGTGAAGTCTTCTCTCAGATTGTCAATCCAAGAGGAAGATGA
- the LOC110623765 gene encoding uncharacterized protein LOC110623765, whose protein sequence is MTDYSPMTNNVSLSSSSSSPSLYGPDTSELQRMLLTKNKKKLSKQLSMCETRRDIAWEKRRHQTLMQERKKNNIIDSEDLTDEDLNELKGCIELGFGFNEEEGQQLCNTLPALDLYFAVNRQLSPSPVSTPECPETMSSLGKRSSSFGSQTSDSDWKICSPGDDPQQVKTKLRHWAQAVACSVLQSY, encoded by the exons ATGACGGACTACAGCCCAATGACCAATAATGTATCTTTGtcatcctcatcatcatcaccaTCATTGTACGGCCCAGATACGTCGGAGTTGCAGCGTATGCTTTTAACGAAGAACAAGAAAAAGTTGTCGAAACAGCTATCCATGTGCGAGACTCGACGGGACATCGCTTGGGAGAAGAGGCGTCACCAAACTCTTATGCAAGAACGTAAAAAGAACAATATTATTGATTCCGAAGACTTGACCGACGAGGACTTGAACGAGCTTAAAGGGTGTATAGAACTTGGGTTTGGGTTCAATGAAGAAGAAGGGCAGCAACTGTGCAATACCTTGCCGGCTCTTGATCTTTATTTTGCAGTAAACCGACAGCTTTCACCTAGTCCAGTGTCCACGCCAGAGTGCCCGGAGACCATGTCGTCCTTGGGCAAGCGATCCTCATCGTTTGGGAGCCAAACTAGTGATTCAGATTGGAAAATATGCAGCCCAG GGGATGATCCTCAGCAGGTGAAGACCAAGTTGAGGCATTGGGCACAAGCCGTGGCATGTTCAGTGTTGCAGTCTTATTGA